A region from the Gossypium hirsutum isolate 1008001.06 chromosome A08, Gossypium_hirsutum_v2.1, whole genome shotgun sequence genome encodes:
- the LOC107951030 gene encoding splicing factor U2af small subunit B, producing MAEHLASIFGTEKDRVNCPFYFKIGACRHGDRCSRLHNRPTISPTLLLSNMYQRPDMITPGVDAQGQPIDPRKIQEHFEDFYEDIFEELSKFGEIESLNVCDNLADHMIGNVYVQFREEDQAAAALQALQGRFYSGRPIIADFSPVTDFREATCRQYEENSCNRGGYCNFMHVKVIGRELRRKLFGRHRRYRGSRSRSRSASPRHRREREYREKSRDRDRDDDRDRNGRRPDRDRDRYDRESGSRRKHGSPRRSRSPPPAREGSEERRARIEQWNREREEKV from the coding sequence ATGGCGGAGCACTTGGCCTCAATCTTTGGTACGGAGAAGGACCGCGTGAATTGCCCCTTCTATTTCAAGATTGGAGCATGCCGGCACGGGGACAGGTGTTCACGGCTCCACAACCGGCCGACGATCTCTCCGACTCTCCTCCTTTCCAACATGTACCAGCGCCCGGACATGATCACTCCCGGAGTGGATGCCCAGGGCCAGCCCATCGATCCCCGCAAGATCCAGGAGCACTTCGAGGACTTCTACGAGGACATCTTCGAGGAGCTCAGCAAGTTTGGTGAGATCGAGAGCCTCAACGTTTGTGACAACCTCGCCGACCACATGATTGGAAACGTGTATGTTCAGTTCAGGGAGGAAGACCAGGCCGCAGCTGCCCTCCAGGCTCTTCAAGGAAGGTTCTACTCTGGTCGTCCTATCATTGCGGATTTTTCCCCGGTCACCGATTTCCGCGAAGCAACTTGTCGGCAATACGAGGAGAATAGCTGTAACCGTGGGGGATACTGTAACTTTATGCATGTCAAGGTAATTGGAAGGGAGCTGAGAAGGAAGCTGTTTGGGAGGCACCGCAGGTATAGAGGGAGTCGGAGCAGGAGTAGGAGCGCCAGTCCTCGCCACCGGCGTGAGAGGGAATATAGGGAAAAGTCTCGAGATCGAGACCGAGATGATGATCGTGATAGAAATGGGCGAAGACCGGATAGGGATAGGGATAGGTATGACCGTGAAAGCGGGAGTAGGAGAAAGCATGGGAGTCCTAGGCGAAGCAGAAGCCCTCCACCTGCTAGGGAAGGAAGTGAGGAGCGGAGAGCCAGGATTGAACAATGGAACCGTGAGAGGGAAGAGAAGGTGTAA